The nucleotide sequence ACCAACGTCATTTATGCATCTTAACAGTGTAATATGACATTCACACTGTAAGGGGCAACCTTGTTATCGTAATACCATGGTCATCTACGTAATTATATATAACGTAGACTTAAAAACTCACCGCCTGCCAATTCCATAGCTCGTTGAAAGGCTTTGTTCTACTTTTCAGACGAGTGATCAAGATCTATCCAATCCAAAGTCAACTTGCGGACCCTTGAAGATAAGTGTGTTATTCACATATCATGGAGGCTGATCCGCATCGTGTCGATTGATCCCATTGTTGACAGCATGAATTGCCTGTTACAAGTAATTGATAATGTCAAAATTACTGTAGGACTAACAAGAATCCAAGTCAAAGAAAATCTTTAGGATCTCATACAGGGCAGCAGAAAACGTGtgagactctctctctctgatttcTCAACCTTGCAAACTCCTTTGCCGCCAGCCCCAGATTTTGGCTTGGGTGCCGGTGGCTATCCTTGTCCAAGTTCCTTGTTctcctctttccctctttctcctaatccttttctctctttttcaattttccctTGAGATTTTTCTCAGTTTCCTTGAGCTTTGTCTCAAATTTTCCCGTGAGTTTGTCTCACTTTTGGATTTCATGTCCCTCCTCTCCACCCCTCCTCCCTCTCCTCTGGCCGTTCTTTTCCAAACCCAAAATTCCATCTCCCCTCACTTTTCCCCTTTGCCTCCCTTCCCCATAAACCATCCCCACCCCATCCTTTGCTCTGATATGCAGACTCTGGGCCTAATATGGTTGCCAGCTTTATTTCCCTCCCTCACTGTCCTCCCCCCCAAAACGGCCTGCCGAATTTCCATCGAGGTCAAGTGTACTATGGCTTCGGGCAAAGTAAGGGTATTTTACATACCCCTTAGCCTCACCTTATATCCATGTGTTActgtatttgtatatatttgctggGATTCGTGAATGGGATTTGGATCTGGTGACTATCTTTTGATTATATGTTGGTGAAGCAATCTGGATGCGGTGTGCTACTTGTTGCGGGTTTGGTACTTTTGTGTTGCGATGTCTTGTTCGTTTTCTCTAGTGTTGTCGCTTCGGTAGCTATTGGTGAGACTGTCGTGGCAGTGATAGCGGCGGACACTACTTTCTGCGGTCGAAAATTAGGGATTTGGGTTCTCGTTTTAGTTTATTTAATTGGGTTGAGTTTTTATGTATCTGGTTTCCCCCAATGTATTTGGGTTATTTTGCCTTCCTTTGAGTTGACATGTAACCTACTATCGGATTAATGCATTTATCTTTTcagaccaaaaaaagaaaagaaaatcttcTGAATagtgaagaagatgaaaagaCCAACTTATATGACGGCGTGGGTTTGAATCCGTTAGTGGCTAATcaaacatctaatctaacaaaatctattgtttgacaaaaaaaacaaaaaaagcctATGCTATTGGGCAATCCAATCCCCCCTCCCCAAAACCACTCTAGCCTGTCCCACTTAATTGGGCTCCGAGGCAGTTCGACATACAATCTAGGCTTGAATTGCCTAGCCCATTGAACGGTGGATTTGATGATAGCCTGACGTTGaccactttttttatttttattatctgCCAGGCGAGGGAAGAGTCAGTTGGCGAGGGTTTTGCGATTTCTCTGAAAACTAGACAAATCAAAACATTTGCAAGATGGGCATCCAATAATAAGCATTCACAGATGGTTTTGAGTGAAGAAGATTTGAACTACAAGGAAAAAGACTTACCACAATATTTACATGTATTAAATACAATATCATATTCACGGTAAGATTATGACTGTATTAAGTACATACATTTAGtttcctaacattactcttagaTGAATTATATTAACCATTTGATGatgattatattaaatatatataaatattgtaggttttgagcaaaaaaaaaaaaaaatgttggcaatctcaatttaaattttttagcatTATTGTTTTATCATGACTAGGATTATGACAAAGGGaatgaaattttgattttgatgcCTATGGGGTTTAGGGTCTAAGAGTGATTTTGATGCCTATAGGGTTTACCAAATGCAGATCTCAAGGCCAGATGTAGGTTACAAATTTCAAATTACTGATGTTGATTGTAGATTTTTGGATGGCAAAGCGATGTAGATTATGAATGCAGACAGATTCAGATGTTGATGTTATGATGTATGAAAAGAAAGCATATGAACGTATACCGAATTTAGAATTACATATTTCAATGGTGCCATTGCAAGATTCAcattaagaaagaaagaaaaaaaaaaattcaatttatcaTCATGTACAATTGTCACTCAAGTGGTTACTAATCCAAGCATTCGAACGATCGTTAtacaataaaaacaaattttatatattatagGATCTGTATGcttattatttttctctattttatgaTTAGTTACCTCTTCTCTATATCTAAtcatttattatataaaaatcactcatgaattaaatttgtaaatacaTTGAAACACAAAAATGAGAACCCTCAAATTCTAATTAGGGCTGGTGAAGAGGAAATTATAGGGCATGATGAGAATAAAAGAGCCGCGCGTGGGCCTTTCCATGTAGTATTGGGCTTTTCCAGAAGACGACAACACTAAcacaagaagagagagagagggagagagcttATTCCTTCCTTCttcaggagagagagagaggaggagtgAAGGCGCTCAAGtttgtatttcaattttttcaaacgaatttctttcaatttctcctcctctcgTTGCTGGTTGCGCATCAAAACGCAGCATTTTGCAGAGTTTCTCTCTAAGAAGTAACTCTGTAACTACATAGCGATGAACGCTGCAATTATCGGTAaacccctctccctctctccctcactctctTGATAGTTCACTTTTAATTGaagaattgaagattttgtTATCGTTTTCATTGAGTTTGATGGTTTTTGgcaacaaaatccaaaatttagaTGTATGATtagtcaattaattaattaattaattacttaattgtGTGAAGACCCATTGCAAGGGGATTTCCCAGAAGTGATAGAGGAGTATTTGGAGTATGGCGTTATGAAATGCATCGCCTTCAATCGCCGCGGCACCCTTCTTGCTGGTAATTTTTCCACCCTTCTCTGCCCCATTACTTTTTTCTgaataaatttacaaaaaaaaaaaaaaaaaaaaaaaaaaaggaaaaacaaaaggaaagttgtaAATTTGGTGCGCATTAAGTTGTCCTTTTGATATACAATGTGTAACATTGTAGACTGGCTAGTTATCCGATTTAAAGTTCAAGCATTTGGCATGAATTACTTTCAGTGCACACCTGTTTCAACAGTGAATGTTGCCACGTAAGCTCAAGGCGCGTATTTATGCTCAACGTAGCATTTCTTAATTGCCTTGTCCGGGTTTATATTTTCTGAAAGTTGAAAATTGCCTTAAATTTATGCCCGAAAGGGCTAACAGGACAGTGTTGGCATTGCAACATTTTGGAAGGTATCGTTTTATGTTGTTTTGTCAGATTGGAGACCTTCAGTTTTATAATTGGTCGGAATTCTGTTATTGTCTTCATGCTTTGCCCTATGACAGAGGTGTTGCTGAGGATTTTACGTTTTTGCTTTTTTAGAATTGGGCTCCTTGTTCACATATATGGTAGTTTACCAATGCGCTGATTGTCGAGTTGCATCTGCAAAGAATTAAGTGAGGTTGTTTATAGCAAGCTGTAACGATAATCATGTCATATTGATTGTTTAggtgaaatttgatttttgcgTTCATTTGTACTATCATTGACATTTGATGTGTCCTTATGTTACTGGAGATATTCTGAAGAGTCTTCTTCTTACGAGCGATACTTGTTTGATATTCTTGATCAGCTGGGTGCTCTGACGGAAATTGCATCGTATGGGATTTTGAGACCAGGGGAATTGCCAAGGAGCTTCGTGACAGAGATTGTGTTGCTGCGATAACTAGTGTATGCTGGTCAAAGTATGGGCATCGCATTCTTGTGTCTGCTGCGGACAAGTCATTGACACTATGGGATGTTGTCAGTGGTGAGAAGATAATGCGAACGATACTGCAACAAACCCCTTTACAAGCTCGGCTTCATCCTGGTTCGTCTTCTCCATCTCTCTGCCTGGCATGCCCCCTCTCATCTGCTCCCATCATTGTTGACTTGAATACTGGAAGCACAGTTGTTCTTCCAGTTTCCATTCCTGACTCTAACCCAGGAACTGTCCCTCCACCACGGAACAAAATCTCTGAGGGAAGTCCACCTTTCTCTCCTACCGCTGCTTGCTTTAATAAGTATGGTGATCTGGTTTATGCGGGGAACTCCAAAGGTGAAATACTTGTAATAGATTATAAAAGTATTCAAGTGCGTGCCATGGTTCCCACTTCTGGAGTTTCTGTGATTAAGAACATAGTATTCAGCAGGAATGGACAGTATTTGCTTACAAATTCAAATGATAGAACAATCAGGATCTACGAGAACCTTCTGCCCTTGAAAGATGGACTTAAAACCCTGGATGACATAAATGAGACCCTTGATGGACTTGATGGTGTTGAGAAGTTGAaagctgttggatcaaaatgCTTAACACTTTTCCGTGAGTTTCAAGATGCCATCACAAAGATGCACTGGAAAGCACCTTGTTTCAGTGGTGATGGTGAGTGGGTGATTGGTGGTTCTGCAAGCAAAGGAGAACACAAGATTTACATATGGGATAGGGCTGGACATCTTGTGAAAATTCTTGAAGGGCCAAAGGAAGCCTTGATCGATTTGGTGTGGCATCCTGTTCACCCTATTGTTGTCTCTGTTTCACTGACTGGTTTGGTTTATATCTGGGCCAAAGATTACACTGAGAACTGGAGTGCATTTGCTCCTGATTTCAAAGAGCTTGAGGAAAACGAAGAATACGTAGAACGAGAAGATGAGTTTGATCTAATACCTGAAACTGAAAAGGTAGGAAGAGAGTGAAATCTGGGCTATTTTTTTGTCCATTTTCTGGTGTCtaaattaaaaagtaatttaTGCAGGTAAAAGACTCTGATATTAATGAAGATGATGAAGTTGATATTGTGACAGTGGAGAAGGACTCAGCTTTCAGTGATTCAGATATATCACAGGAGGAGCTATGTTTTTTACCTGCAATTCCTTCTCCTGATATTCCGGACCCGCAAGATAAGTGCATAGAAAGTTCATCAAAGCTGGTGGATAGTAATTCTGGCTCCCCTATTTCAGAAGAGGGCACACCAAATGGACGTGCAATTAATCATGCGTCAAGTCCACTTGAAGGTAAGATTACTACTTTGATGCGTATTTGTGTGCCCTTGAATGGGTTTTATGActtaaatttcaatttcacaAGGAATAGCCCTAGAACTCTCATTCTCATTTTCTATTTTGATAGAAAAAAGAGCAAATTcgttttttgaaaatttaaaaagagcAGTTTATCAGGCATAAAATTAATATGCCAATGCCATAACAAACATTAAGCCTTTTCCTCTGCATAGATGGTCAATATTCTTCTGTCCTTTTGGTGCACAACACACCAATGGGGGGTAATAACAAAACATTACGCCTTTTCCTTTGCATAATATCATATTAACAGCTCCAGTAGTAAGCTTAATCTGTGAGGTTTGGTTTTCTTGCTCAATCTGTGAGGTTTGGTTTTCTTGTCCGAGTTTTGATCTTCAGTTCGAAACCCTTGATTACTAATCTTATTCTGGCACCCAACATAGACTGATATAGTGATGATTTCATAAGACATTGACCTTGTACTCAGATTGTAAATAACATTTTTCTCGCACCTGTTTTGTCGGACCAATTGGCTCATATCCAAACTTATATATGTCTATTGCAGAGGATGCTGGAGCAACACGCTTGAAAAGAAAACGGAAACCTTCCGAGAAGGGGTTGGAGTTTCAGGCTTAGAATGTTACGAAACCCTTCAAATCTATTAGTAGATCATTGTAACTTAAACATAAATGTGTAGTCAATTAGGATTTTGCTTCACATGTGATGTATCACTTTTTACATTCACAGCAGTGTTGCTCCACTTATCACTTTTTCTATCCTTTAAGAAGTATGAAATTTATTCCCTTGCTTGCTGTATGGATCTATCATCTGTGTTAATTTTCTTGTGAGTTATTTGAATGGTAATTGGTTATGTCTTTGTTTATTCTTCACGTGTACGCTTGTAACTGTAAAGCCTTTGAGGTTCTATAAGATTGTTCTGGATTGCTTTGGGGAGGTTTTCCTATTAGAGATAAATGATGGCCTTGTGGGATAAATTCCTGTACAGCTGGCACTTACTCTTTCTTTACCTCCCTAAAGAAACCTTTGATCTATTGATGTGTCACTTTTTTTAATGTTCTGCAGTTTCAAATACACCAGAGATGACAATGGTTGATGCTGCTAGGGATGACCATTCTCTTGCATCTTGACACTTGGGTGCCCATGgcaacaacaaaatatttgcAGTGACTAACAACCGAAGAAGTATTACATGTATCAATGGCACTGCGATTAATTTACCCGAAGCTTATGATCACTGTTCTTCCAGAGATGTCATAAATGCCTATATCTTCACCTGCATAGCACCCCGTGGGCAAAATCCTGTTTGGAATTGGATTACTTGATTGAGGTTTTGAGCTACGTTGACACTTTAAGGGGAGCTTTGGATGATTTTTAGGTATGTTGTATGATTAAATCATGTGTAATGTTGGACAAAGCAGTGTATAATCTTAGTTTAGTCAAAATGACCAATTTGATCCCCATCTTTGGATGCCTTTTCAGCTGGGTCCGTGTAATTATAACCGTCTCTATCATGTCTGCGTAGATTTTTGTTTACAACTGATGACAAATCAAAGAATTCGTCggttaatttgaaatttatgaatCAAGTCTCTGTATATATGTTCTGTTTCCCATCAGGTCTGTCATTAAATTTTAACTGATCGATGAACTCTTGAAGTTTCTAGTGTAGAATTTCAAGATTTCTTTGATGGCATATTTCAAGAATTTCAagatttctttgattttcagTGGTACTAATTTTGGGTTCCTATGGAGATCAACAACTTGATGGTTTGTTTGGTATGGATTGATTCCGAGATGATATACCCAGACTGAACTGGTCATTTGTAGCTTACTATAAGTTATCATCAGCGACAATGTATTGCTTTCATGTTCCAAggatggatatatatatatatatatatatatatatttacactgGGTTGTAAGGTATATTTACGTGTCGAAGGTTAATTCCTATACAAATTGATGTAAAAGCTGCAATACTTGTGCATATGTTTGTATACTTTGTAATAACAGATTTGTAATGGAATGTGAAAGGATGCTGGGCTTAGTTTTTGCCTGTTGCAGAGGACCAGATATTGTAGGATGCAGAAGCCCCTAGTGCCAGAAGAACTAGAACTGCCGCGCCCATATTGATCAACATCTGCTTCTCTTCATCGCTCATCCCGTTCCCGAGGTTTTTCATATGCTGCTTTGCACCACCCATCACATTTGCGACCACGGAGTCCTCTTTAGGCTTACTGAGACCCCTTGCTTCTTTGCTTCTCTCACCGGTTTCCTTATGTAGAGTAATTTTGTTAAGTTTCTCAGCATTCTTCGGTTCTGCATCAGGCTTCCCATCTGCTTCTCTCTGATCCCTGTTTTCAACCCGCTTTCGAGACACACTCTCGACAGAAGCCTTTCCCCTCTCTCCATCATGACCATGCTCTTGAGACTTGGGCATGCCGATGCCTGTTTCCGGACTAGTCAAAGGTAACAGCCTCTTCTCATccctttgtttgaaattctggGTCGATGAAACTGGTATTGGCAGCGCCGCGTCCTTATCCTTTTGTGCTTTTGTCTCGGCTGCAGTGCCTTTCGGAGGGCCTAATGGACGACCACCATTCTTgtcatccttttctttttcatctcTGGCAGTGAAAGTAGCCTTTTCTGCCTTTGACGCAGCAGCGGCTGGTGTTGTCAAACTCGGCTTTGAAGGAATTGGGTCCTCTTGAACTTTCTGTGGCATCGGCTTGGGAGCGGTTGCAGCAGTTTTCGGTGGTGGCTCTTGGACTGGTTTGGTTGCTGCTGTCTGTGTGATGACTGGCTTTGGTATTGTGATGGTAAGAATCCCATCGTTAAATTTGGCATCAATTTTACTTACGTCGCAATTTTCTTGAATCGGA is from Pyrus communis chromosome 10, drPyrComm1.1, whole genome shotgun sequence and encodes:
- the LOC137746977 gene encoding protein RBL-like; this translates as MNAAIIDPLQGDFPEVIEEYLEYGVMKCIAFNRRGTLLAAGCSDGNCIVWDFETRGIAKELRDRDCVAAITSVCWSKYGHRILVSAADKSLTLWDVVSGEKIMRTILQQTPLQARLHPGSSSPSLCLACPLSSAPIIVDLNTGSTVVLPVSIPDSNPGTVPPPRNKISEGSPPFSPTAACFNKYGDLVYAGNSKGEILVIDYKSIQVRAMVPTSGVSVIKNIVFSRNGQYLLTNSNDRTIRIYENLLPLKDGLKTLDDINETLDGLDGVEKLKAVGSKCLTLFREFQDAITKMHWKAPCFSGDGEWVIGGSASKGEHKIYIWDRAGHLVKILEGPKEALIDLVWHPVHPIVVSVSLTGLVYIWAKDYTENWSAFAPDFKELEENEEYVEREDEFDLIPETEKVKDSDINEDDEVDIVTVEKDSAFSDSDISQEELCFLPAIPSPDIPDPQDKCIESSSKLVDSNSGSPISEEGTPNGRAINHASSPLEEDAGATRLKRKRKPSEKGLEFQA
- the LOC137746978 gene encoding inactive protein RESTRICTED TEV MOVEMENT 2-like — encoded protein: MVMRRGPIGGSSGTNTRPRQTNRPTYEDYQPRFELKEEQEAHIVLVHLPGFVKEQVRITIEHNPNVIRVHGQRPLGNNKSSRFNQTFPIQENCDVSKIDAKFNDGILTITIPKPVITQTAATKPVQEPPPKTAATAPKPMPQKVQEDPIPSKPSLTTPAAAASKAEKATFTARDEKEKDDKNGGRPLGPPKGTAAETKAQKDKDAALPIPVSSTQNFKQRDEKRLLPLTSPETGIGMPKSQEHGHDGERGKASVESVSRKRVENRDQREADGKPDAEPKNAEKLNKITLHKETGERSKEARGLSKPKEDSVVANVMGGAKQHMKNLGNGMSDEEKQMLINMGAAVLVLLALGASASYNIWSSATGKN